A region of Toxorhynchites rutilus septentrionalis strain SRP chromosome 1, ASM2978413v1, whole genome shotgun sequence DNA encodes the following proteins:
- the LOC129761851 gene encoding glutathione synthetase-like isoform X2 has product MGNNDVPIMQSCIPLPIDDKQLLEVIEKAKDWAIMHGAAMRSKTDFNPDALQFAPFILTPSSFPRKEYEKAVNLQVTLNELMHAVAHDTEFLRETLKSTIKVDTFTGSLFEIYETTLKEGISQPHSLALLRSDYLANFLESNAIKQVEINTIASSFGGISTFMTPMHSYILRELGHGDKLVDLPANHALSGLCDAMVEAWKLQNRPHAIILFVIEDMTYNICDQRFHEFYIRETYPHIQVIRRSLTEIYEQGRLGPGGELLLGDLEASVIYFRAGYEPGHYHGSNEWSARLLMERSKAIKCPSIHYHLAGTKKVQQALAKPGILKRFINDEQKIHSISEIFTGLYSLDKHEHGEEAIKLALKNPERYVLKPQREGGGNNVYGEDIPAALEKMSEEERSAWILMERIFPPLSKGYMIRPGGKMPPEIVSLVSELGIFGAIIGTKEEIIYNKQVGHMLRTKLSSANEGGVAAGLGALDSPYLID; this is encoded by the exons ATGGGTAACAACGATGTTCCGATAATGCAGTCCTGCATTCCGTTGCCCATCGACGACAAGCAACTGCTGGAGGTAATCGAAAAAGCAAAGGATTGGGCCATTATGCACGGAGCCGCGATGCGATCGAAGACAGACTTCAATCCTGATGCTTTACAG TTTGCACCTTTCATATTGACACCCAGCTCGTTTCCGAGGAAAGAGTATGAGAAAGCAGTTAATCTACAGGTTACCCTGAATGAGCTGATGCATGCTGTCGCACACGATACGGAATTTCTGAGGGAAACGCTGAAAAGTACAATTAAGGTGGACACTTTCACCGGGTCCCTATTTGAGATCTATGAAACCACCTTGAAAGAAGGAATCTCGCAG CCGCACTCGCTCGCTTTACTCCGGTCTGACTATCTGGCAAACTTTCTAGAGTCGAACGCCATTAAGCAGGTGGAAATCAACACGATCGCCTCCAGTTTCGGTGGCATCTCGACCTTTATGACACCGATGCATAG TTACATTTTGAGGGAGCTAGGACACGGCGACAAGTTGGTTGAT CTCCCAGCGAATCACGCCCTATCCGGACTCTGCGACGCAATGGTGGAAGCCTGGAAACTCCAGAATCGACCCCACGCGATTATACTGTTCGTGATAGAAGACATGACGTACAACATTTGCGATCAACGTTTCCATGAGTTCTATATCCGGGAAACCTACCCGCACATCCAGGTGATAAGGCGCTCCCTAACAGAGATCTACGAACAGGGTCGACTAGGACCGGGCGGAGAACTGCTGCTAGGGGATCTGGAAGCGAGTGTGATTTACTTCCGAGCGGGTTACGAACCCGGTCACTATCATGGGAGCAACGAGTGGTCAGCACGTTTGCTGATGGAGCGCTCCAAAGCCATCAAGTGTCCCTCGATCCATTATCATCTGGCCGGAACGAAAAAGGTGCAGCAGGCACTGGCAAAGCCAGGCATTCTGAAGCGTTTCATCAACGACGAGCAGAAGATTCATTCgattagtgaaatattcacCGGTTTGTACTCGCTGGATAAACACGAACACGGGGAGGAAGCGATCAAACTGGCCCTCAAGAATCCGGAGCGGTATGTGCTGAAGCCCCAACGTGAGGGCGGCGGAAACAATGTGTACGGGGAAGACATTCCAGCGGCGCTGGAAAAAATGAGCGAGGAAGAACGCTCGGCTTGGATCCTGATGGAGAGGATCTTTCCGCCTCTGTCCAAGGGCTATATGATCCGTCCGGGTGGCAAGATGCCTCCGGAGATTGTGAGCTTGGTTTCTGAACTAGGCATTTTCGGAGCGATTATCGG TACTAAGGAAGAAATCATCTACAACAAGCAGGTTGGCCATATGCTGAGAACTAAATTGTCCAGTGCGAACGAGGGTGGTGTGGCGGCCGGTTTAGGTGCTCTTGATAGTCCCTACTTGATTGATTAG
- the LOC129761624 gene encoding putative lysozyme-like protein, translating into MSTTTTATITNVETRARNAKIKPDIHKNGPGCGGGVSLISGGGGGGGGSSGAGGGNAISLAHVGIQSLVHHLDQEDMSSSSFSSASRASLDLQQSSSASGGSAAGGGGGGSGGGAGWRITAAAFRPCSSPSRCSSSSSSSTKRRTGSGKRSRKPAEKIDSGISREGEPKSGGTGVEQPGRHRECETISEKESLVGAKDGNGNDHDLVAIGVSHVDDSDDHGGNAADDDVNAAGHTGRHGGDLVAGVSVRVFQWVRGMNFGCRRRDGIVEKR; encoded by the exons atgtcaacaacaacaacagcaacaatcaCAAACGTGGAGACAAGGGCAAGAAACGCGAAAATAAAACCGGACATACACAAAA ATGGCCCAGGCTGTGGCGGCGGCGTTTCTTTGATTagcggtggtggtggtggcggaGGAGGCAGTAGTGGCGCTGGTGGTGGAAACGCTATCTCGCTAGCTCACGTTGGCATCCAGTCGCTTGTGCACCACCTCGACCAGGAGGACATGAGCAGCAGTAGCTTCAGCTCGGCCAGTCGGGCCTCACTGGATTTGCAGCAATCCTCGTCCG CCAGCGGCGGGAGTGCCGCCGGTGGTGGTGGGGGTGGTTCTGGAGGCGGGGCCGGATGGCGAATCACAGCCGCCGCATTCCGACCCTGCTCGTCGCCATCGCGGTGctcatcgtcgtcatcgtcgtcCACGAAGCGACGGACGGGCAGTGGAAAGCGTAGTAGAAAACCAGCGGAAAAAATCGATAGTGGTATTAGCAGAGAGGGGGAGCCAAAAAGTGGGGGAACCGGAGTGGAGCAGCCTGGGAGGCACCGAGAATGTGAAACGATTAGCGAGAAGGAGTCCCTGGTTGGGGCGAAAGATGGCAACGGGAACGATCACGATCTGGTGGCTATTGGGGTTTCTCATGTTGATGATAGTGACGATCATGGTGGTAATGCTGCTGATGATGATGTCAACGCTGCTGGCCATACGGGGCGCCACGGGGGAGATTTGGTGGCCGGGGTAAGCGTGCGGGTGTTCCAGTGGGTTCGGGGAATGAATTTCGGATGTCGCAGGAGGGATGGCATCGTGGAGAAACGATGA
- the LOC129761851 gene encoding glutathione synthetase-like isoform X1 codes for MGNNDVPIMQSCIPLPIDDKQLLEVIEKAKDWAIMHGAAMRSKTDFNPDALQFAPFILTPSSFPRKEYEKAVNLQVTLNELMHAVAHDTEFLRETLKSTIKVDTFTGSLFEIYETTLKEGISQPFSLGLLRSDLMLESRCENEIKVRCSQASAYCCWKQVEINSIASGFGHLGPASRALQSYILRELGHGDKLVDLPANHALSGLCDAMVEAWKLQNRPHAIILFVIEDMTYNICDQRFHEFYIRETYPHIQVIRRSLTEIYEQGRLGPGGELLLGDLEASVIYFRAGYEPGHYHGSNEWSARLLMERSKAIKCPSIHYHLAGTKKVQQALAKPGILKRFINDEQKIHSISEIFTGLYSLDKHEHGEEAIKLALKNPERYVLKPQREGGGNNVYGEDIPAALEKMSEEERSAWILMERIFPPLSKGYMIRPGGKMPPEIVSLVSELGIFGAIIGTKEEIIYNKQVGHMLRTKLSSANEGGVAAGLGALDSPYLID; via the exons ATGGGTAACAACGATGTTCCGATAATGCAGTCCTGCATTCCGTTGCCCATCGACGACAAGCAACTGCTGGAGGTAATCGAAAAAGCAAAGGATTGGGCCATTATGCACGGAGCCGCGATGCGATCGAAGACAGACTTCAATCCTGATGCTTTACAG TTTGCACCTTTCATATTGACACCCAGCTCGTTTCCGAGGAAAGAGTATGAGAAAGCAGTTAATCTACAGGTTACCCTGAATGAGCTGATGCATGCTGTCGCACACGATACGGAATTTCTGAGGGAAACGCTGAAAAGTACAATTAAGGTGGACACTTTCACCGGGTCCCTATTTGAGATCTATGAAACCACCTTGAAAGAAGGAATCTCGCAG CCATTTTCGCTGGGCCTTTTACGATCCGATTTGATGCTGGAATCAAGGTGCGAGAACGAGATCAAGGTGCGCTGCAGTCAAGCGAGCGCCTACTGCTGCTGGAAGCAGGTGGAAATAAATTCCATCGCGTCGGGCTTTGGTCACTTGGGCCCCGCTAGTAGAGCGCTGCAAAG TTACATTTTGAGGGAGCTAGGACACGGCGACAAGTTGGTTGAT CTCCCAGCGAATCACGCCCTATCCGGACTCTGCGACGCAATGGTGGAAGCCTGGAAACTCCAGAATCGACCCCACGCGATTATACTGTTCGTGATAGAAGACATGACGTACAACATTTGCGATCAACGTTTCCATGAGTTCTATATCCGGGAAACCTACCCGCACATCCAGGTGATAAGGCGCTCCCTAACAGAGATCTACGAACAGGGTCGACTAGGACCGGGCGGAGAACTGCTGCTAGGGGATCTGGAAGCGAGTGTGATTTACTTCCGAGCGGGTTACGAACCCGGTCACTATCATGGGAGCAACGAGTGGTCAGCACGTTTGCTGATGGAGCGCTCCAAAGCCATCAAGTGTCCCTCGATCCATTATCATCTGGCCGGAACGAAAAAGGTGCAGCAGGCACTGGCAAAGCCAGGCATTCTGAAGCGTTTCATCAACGACGAGCAGAAGATTCATTCgattagtgaaatattcacCGGTTTGTACTCGCTGGATAAACACGAACACGGGGAGGAAGCGATCAAACTGGCCCTCAAGAATCCGGAGCGGTATGTGCTGAAGCCCCAACGTGAGGGCGGCGGAAACAATGTGTACGGGGAAGACATTCCAGCGGCGCTGGAAAAAATGAGCGAGGAAGAACGCTCGGCTTGGATCCTGATGGAGAGGATCTTTCCGCCTCTGTCCAAGGGCTATATGATCCGTCCGGGTGGCAAGATGCCTCCGGAGATTGTGAGCTTGGTTTCTGAACTAGGCATTTTCGGAGCGATTATCGG TACTAAGGAAGAAATCATCTACAACAAGCAGGTTGGCCATATGCTGAGAACTAAATTGTCCAGTGCGAACGAGGGTGGTGTGGCGGCCGGTTTAGGTGCTCTTGATAGTCCCTACTTGATTGATTAG